The nucleotide window tcctagatgcccaaataaagactataacttttgtccatattggtcttgtgtggggtgggcaacttggggacagacagtagacaaagacatgatagtgactaagttgccgactagcccttattgtaagtctatggaatgcaacccagtccatatacttattaataaccccgacaagttcctagataagtatggaaatttatttgggtttcagatatacgggacgggtttagatcctgggacattattgtttataggaatagagactgatacggtatcctcccagactcatcaagtataccattccttttatgaagagatgagtatagataataagatcccccataacgctaaaaacctgttcattgacctagctgaaagtattgccggtagtcttaatgttaccaactgctatgtgtgtggaggtactaacatgggagaccaatggccttgggaagcaaaggaggtaatgtccggttctgaggcagttgaccaattaatatctacacaagccgattatcatatgagtgttagaggtaaatctgagtggagattaaagacctccatcataggttatgtttgcatagcaaggaaaggaatgatgtataatacttctgtaggagaattaacttgtctagggcaaaaagcttatgatgatgatacaaaaaatacaacttggtggtcggcttcaaatgtctcagaaccatctaacccgtttgctagatatgccagtttaaaggatgtgtggtttgatttatccatcacatctacctggagagccccagcaaatttgtactggatctgtggtaagaaagcctattcggagttgccacaggactgggaaggggcatgtgtgttgggtatgctcaaaccatccttcttcttgttaccgattgaaacaggtgagactttaggtgttaaagtgtatgatgtgaatcataggaagaaaaggggacccatagagataggcgcctgggaagataatgaatggcctccccagcgtattatagattattatgggccagccacgtgggctgaggatggtacctttggttatagaaccccaatttatatgctcaaccgtattataagattacaggcggtggttgagattattactaatgagacctcacaagcactcaatcttctagcgaagcataataccaggatgaggacagcagtgtaccaaaatagattagccttggattaccttttggcagtagagggaggtgtatgtgggaagtttaacctgagcaattgctgtcttcaaatagatgacgaagggcaagcaatagctgagcttactagccatatggttaaactagtgcatgtgcctactcaggtatggaaagggtacaatccaagtagttggtttggtagctggtatgagtggtttggagggcttaaggcagtggtaggtggagtcctactgattttactgttgtgtctactcctaccgtgtcttatacccttagtagttaggtctgtgcaaagcctgataggaagtatagcagagaggaaggctgctgcacagataatggcgatatataagtataaggctctagatcaaggagaaccaatgcaagaagatgaatgttgaagattcacatcataagataagtctggtctggttcatggtaacctgaggtatatgcaaaccaaggttaagtgatgcctcaagtaattgtgaaatatcagaggcatcaaaggggggaatgtgatgtaattccagtaaaatacaagtttagcaggctaagattgccacaaggcatatgtatgtatatgtgtttgtagtatcagttagttaataacacgtagctaagatactgtcatcactgtactgaccaggtgcaggaatgtaagaactggaattacgcgtccctctcctttgtatcagatgagccacgtggttagaccggatggatgagtttagactctattcattaaataggttaagggtatgtgtgggtgtagttaattgtgggaggagctacagtgctatataaggaatgtactctatgtattcagtactcagactttgctgtattttggtgacgctagtccctctgagtcccgatcggtgatccaataaagaatctcttccttcctgaagaaacctgtgtccatctctctgtgcttggcttccgtcagtttctccggtatcatcatAACATTAACGACCCTCTCTAGCATTAATCAACATCAGCTACCTTGTTATTCTTTTAttgaaaaattgtgcatgtttctATGAGTATCCCAATTGTAATACATGATGATGAGCGtgaggaatgctgttggggcacctcaagcctgtATGTAACGTTCCTATGTACtgcaaaaatactaaataaaaaaaattaaaaaaaataactgtgaCATGCTCCTACAAATGCTTTGCTACTCATCTGACATAGCAGTTAACCTTTTAGTATTTGTTCCTGTAACACAAAAATGACATGTGGCTATAACCAGATTGCTTTAAGTTACtccaattttcttttcttttaaaatttgtgcagtttattgtattaattttatGGATATTACTGTCTCTATCATTACACATCTTGTACATGCGCAATAACCAAAAAGGtatcaatgcacaacaaaaataaagaattataaaaataggTAAATGGCAATCTTTATGTTTGATCTTTtagttttatgtgtgtgtgtgatatctgtgtgtgtgtatatgttatgtgtgtcaatatgtacccctgggtatgtgtgtctgtgtatctgtatgtgtgtaattgtgtgtgtctgtgtgtgtatctgtgtatttgtatgtgtattagtgtgcctgtgtatctgcatttgtgttcgttttgtttctgtatctgtatgtttgtccatgtgtgtacctgtgtttctgcaagtgtatctgtatctgtgtgtgtgtatctgtttatctggatgtgtctgtgtatatgtgtgtgtgtaagtttatCAATGTGTGTGGcagtacacatatatattgctcaggattcaaactccaacactacacacaaatacatcactgcattcaagcgtcaacactacatacagacacatccctacattcaaagacaaacactacacacaagtaaacccCTGCTTTCAACTGgcaacagtatataaaaaatacaacacaactctacacacaaatacacccctacattcacacacacacatacttcctacaaaaacatgtttacatttaaaCATACAAACTCAGTGCTAATTATAACTATGAATAAGAATAAGCAAATGGTAGATTTTTTTCAATCCTTGCCATAtggaggcccccaaaaaattcttgcacctggaCCCTCTCaactttagttccgccactgctcgtgcaacctgcatgaaaacaggaggctcctgtaaggTTTAACAAGCTATTACcgggcaggagataagaaattctactttaaacagaatttgcaacaaaggaagtgtaaacattagatgactctttacaggagtGTAGAGGAAGGCTATGCAAATCACAAGCAGAgagtgtctagggctgcataaacaaagtgacgtGTATCCTAAAGGTCAGACAATTGAGTAATGAGActgcagaagcatgatctatgcaacaaaactgcttcattaagctaaagttgttttggtgactatagtgtccctttaatgcattgtTTCTTAACTTCTTTCACATGGACCCAAATGATGTACATGGTTTGAATGGTGAAAAACTGCCAAACTTGAactgccaaatttcggaagtgacaATGTGCTTCGGATTTccgaaaagtggcaaaacaaaaaaaaaaaagtggcaaaacaagagagggagggaaaatgatgggaataatgacaggaatctaaccctaccctctaaccctaaccctatcgcCAACCCCTAGCCCTAATCCTAACCCCTACCCCTACCGCTAACCCTAGatatgtaagtggttgtggtggttagggttgGGGGCCTCACAAAGCACAGGCAGCGCTCTCAAGAGCAAGTGGCTCTGCGGATGCCTTTTCTGGGAGGGCAGCCCATGGAGGAGAGGGTGATCAAACTTAAGCTCCTGGTAGGGAGGGAACTGTGGCTGGACAACGCTTACCAGGCATTATGGTGGTACGTGGCCCAGCAATGTCCATGGATGGCTGAGTATTATGGGCCAGAGGGTGAGGATTATGATGACCCTGGCTTGTTGTGGCAGGCCTTTGAAGACATTGAGTTTGGAAGTCCTGGAGAATTTCGATTTTGGGACATCTGTGACCACAGGGCGGCCCTGCATGAACTATCGGAAGCTACCGGTGTGGGACAGGACCTGACATTTCTTGCTAACCTGGAGTGGGAGCTCGAGCAGGACTATGTACGCCTGTTTTACTGTACAACGCCGCCTGTCTCGGCAATGATGAAGCATATGGACTTTGCAACCCCGGGAGAGTTGAGTctcgtccttgctccccagtggcagtgtgaggtcCAGGGAATGGAGGTGGCTGGTCTcgttccccagtggcagtgtgaggtcCAGGGAGAGAAGCATTTCTTTCCatctttcctccccagcggcagtgtgagttccagggaacAGGGACAACCGGtctcgttccccagcagcagtgtgaggtcTAGGGAACGGGGGCAGCCGGTCTCATTCACCAGCAGCAGATAACCACTGGGACTGGTAGTGTTGTGGATGAGTTccttttcacccttcactaagtttcgactagtgtttgggtgataccacGATCTGAAAGCGACTATAATCACtgttgcagctataatcactctaggTCTGGGCACAACCAGGAAGGAGTGACCACAGGCGACCGTAACCCATCGACGAGAGGGTGTACCGCCACAGAGGTCTCTTCAGGCAAGGCGACTACAGTGAACAATGTTTTGTGATCAGTGGCCTAGGACCAGATCAATATTACGTGCCAGTTCCAACCATTAGAAAACCAATAAAATGTTGGGTTCCAACCCAGAGGTTATGAACCACGGAATACTCAGCTTGCCACTCCAGTGATCTTTGACACACCagttaaaatttatttatttcttagtgtgatagtgagtgtgtgcaAATATCAGACTTGAATGTATCACTTACAGGAGAAGTAACCTAGTGCTGTACAATAAAGAAAAACAGGTGGGGGGAAAATAGGACAGAGGAACCCTTCACAACCATTATTACATATATAAGCAAATGTACAGGTCTTCCTAATACCTCACCATAATTATATGATTAGCACATTTGCAAATAAAATCTGTTTATTTACTGCTCATGAGCTGCAGTGGAAGCAGTGACATCATGAGCAGATGTTTCGCCAACTGAGCCGGTTGAACGATCCACAGGTGTTGCACACAGGCAGATAGGTAAATAAGGGTATGCATCTCTTTATGGCACTGTATACCTCTGTCATGGGGTCGTACCCCAACTTACAGGAAATGGGGAATCCCACAAAGAGAGGTACTAAATAGACTAAACTGAAGAGTTACCAGGCCTTGGAGTGGGTGGGCTTACTGTAAGAAAGATGGAGTCATACACTGTGTGACCCACAAATTATATACAATATCCCAGAAATTACACACACAATCGgccagattgtgtgtgtgatttccaggatattgtatATGATTTGCGGGAGTCAAGGAGCCGCATTGAAAATGCAGGAGACTCCCGGAGCGTCCAGGAGAGTTGGGATGTCTGTAacctcattggagaggaggtgatgtCGCCTCAGCCCTCAAACTGAAGATGTTAGATTCAAGTGGTCGTAAAGGGATAGTTTGGTCATGttatggcaccataacaacgtcatctaaatgaagttgttatggtgccaggaggcaccCAGtctactcttacctcaaggggttaaaccattcttgaatatatatatacacacacacatacacttcgtacactacacacactgcatcattgTGGGCAGACTCAGGGtcaggcccagaccttgagcaatGTAAGAGGCCTCAAACCATATATTGGATTGGTATATGGTTAAGCAGGGTTGAGGACGTCAAATGAATGGAACTGGTAGTCAGATCAGATTTTTTTTGTGGTACCCATTAGATTCTTTTGTCTCCTCAGATACTTTCCCATCCATAGACCTTCGTAATGGGAGAGATCTAACCTCAGTACTCATTGACAATGCTACTTGACcggctatttttatattttagcataggTAGGTGTAGTCCGTATCTTATACACTTTCTCTGGCTGCTGTCACTCAAAAGTTCAGGTTTTAAACATTATAGTAGGTATCTATTGTAATTAGGTTGCCTGGGATTTTTCCCCTTAACCTCAATTTCCAACTAAACCTGCAATGTATGCATTCCATTAGAACAGTGCTATAAAGAAATGTATTCAGAAGCTTCCTGTACAAATCACTTAATTTACATATAAACAACTGTTCTTATTGTCTCAAGCTGCTGTCTTGTTTTACAGTAATGACCTCACATTTGCATTCTAGCACTATTTAGATATTGATCTGTTTACAGAAGCCATAGGTGGCAGCTCTGTAGTCCAGCCCTCTCGCTGGGGGGATAATTTAGAGACAATACAAGCTTAACATTGCTGTTTTCATAGATAACAGTTGGAGAGACTATACTAGAAAAGCCTCGAGAAAGTTATTCCAATGAATTTCTAATCTGAGGGGGTTTAATTGATTTAAAATGATTGTGTTTGTATGTCCCAATGTTATCCAAATGACAAACAATGATCTGTGCAAATTggtcattatatatactgagaACATACTCAATAATTTAGTAACAAAGTCATGTGATGTCTTAGGGGCCATATCTGACATTCATAACGTTAGCTTTCGCTTAATAGTAGGAAATCGTAAGTATAATTTAAATTAACAGTAGACACAGGAGagatacatatgttttttttcccagAGCACAGAAATTAAGATGACGTCAAAGAAGCACGAGAAGGAATCAGATCAAATGGTAAACATAGTTGGAATGGCAGAGTTAAAGGTTACTGTTCACCGAGGGATCAGATGACCCCTTGCCATCTATTTCAAAAGTCAATTTCTTTATTCCTTGGGAATTGTGGAGAACATGcaagataattttaatttttagggTAAAATAAGTTGGAAAAATAAGAACATGACAACGCACTCATAGGTTTGCAACACATTATGGAATTTGTTCTTTTGTTAACCTACAACATTGAAAACTTAAAGAAACTCACAAGCACCATAAAACCTACAGTGCActcaagtggttatggtgctggaagTACCTTGGCGTccctcattgtaagtagtcaaaccattttagaacatttACCTGGGACTACCAGGTGCTGCTCCTCGCGTCCACCACAGCTACAGGTGGTCCGGAAGCTCTCTGACTTAGCTAAACCTGGCAGAGtttagctcattgactgagagcgatcagctgatgctctgatGATCAGACGGCCTAGCCATAACTCCTAAGCACAAGCTTCCAGTTCCCTTGAAAGCTTAGATGAAACAGGCAGTGGAGCCAGCCTACCCCAGGTAAAATGTCACTACTTTGGAAAAGGTATATGTCAGGGCACTTCTGGCCACATACCCATATAAGTGCAtgctagtgtttatggtgcctggagtattcctttaagtccACTAATCCCATAATTCTCTGCAAACCTACCACCATCAAGAATTCTTGAAAGATGTAGTTTCAAAACATTTGGGGAGACATCACTCTAGCCCTTGGCTAAGTAGAATAGGAGTGCAAGCTTTTAACCCACTTGCGTCTAAAATACCTGAGCAATTTTGAAATGTTAACTTCTaaaaggcttattcactaaactggaaattgcGCAAGTCAATAAAACCATAAAAGCAAAAGTCGAAAAGTTGCTGAATTGTTTCGATTTAGCTACTGACttctaaaatttgcaattatCATTAActgccactttagtgaataaacaggtACTAAATATAATGACCccttttaaattacttttgtgcTTACGCTGTTTATGTATTAAtagcttgtttttttgttatctGAATACCTGTTTTCTAATAGAATCCCTGCATTTTGTCAGAGATGACAATTGTAACCCTCTCATACTGCCCTCAAAGTAGCATTATTTACTATCTTATTTCACTGGGACGATATTGGCAGGCCAGTAGGGGCCCAGATAGCCATTTCATTCATGCAGTCAATACAATTTATAGTACTGATAACAAGCCAATATGCTGGTCATAAATATGGATGTAGAGACAGATCAGCAATATAATGCTTCTCTGTCTCCCATTCCTACTTATGTCTGTCATTACATTTGCAATCAGTACTACAAGTATTGCTAAGTCCATAAAGAAAATCCTAGTTACATTCAGGTTAAAGCATTTATTTTGGCAGGTCCTTCACAGCCCCCTTCCCATTTCAAAAGTGGCAAATAAGTTGTTTTACAGTGAGAAGCTGCGAGGAGACTCTGCCCTCCCTGCACATCTCATAATCCCATAAACAACAtcccaggaagcaggtgagaactTAAATGAACCTCACAGTGGGCTGTGGAACAGCTGTTCAGGAGAAAGCGATCTGTGCGAGTCCCCTCATCATTCTAAAAAGTAATGGGCAAATTGTGGCAACAGGCCCACATTACCAGGGGTATAGGACTACTGTGGGCATAACATGGGCAGACACACAGGAATTAATTGTCTGTGTCATACACTCAGTAGTCACAATGTGTGTCCTTGGGCTGTCTCTTCTTGTCCTGCAAGGTCCTTGTTTTTCAGGAGCTCAGTTCACATTGTGCACGAGTCCGTACTTAGAGATCAGGTTGTACTGGTACCCAGAATGTCCCCTTTAAACAAATGTTGCAAtaccttttccttttttattcaaaaactaaagagatttaagaaGGGAGAATGTTACAGCAGGCTTACAAAGAAAAACTATCAATTGCATTTAGGTTGTGCTTGTGCCCAGTGTCCCCTTTTAGGGCAAATGCACCTCCTTCCTTTAAACACAAGAGATATTTTATGGATGTTGCCTGAATATTTCATACAAaacaatatagatttttattttccatggtttaaaaaaatattttgatatatacaaatatttgtattattatgatGTGTATCATACAAAATGTATCTAAACATATTTAGACAAAATGAGGTATAACTTTGCTAACCCTACACCTTTGTGATATCACACTCAATAgtatcacttaaaggaccactaaagccaCCCCAAccacttcatttcattgaagtggtctgggtacagtggccCTGTCCTTGTAACATTGCAATGTAAAACGCTTTTTAAGAAATGGCAATGTTAACATTCCAGAGATAtatccttctctagtggctgtcataggtCACGTAATGAGAaagtccccatagaaaagcattgatttgaCACATTCCTATGCGGAAGCAGGGATGTGCATTTAGTATTTGCCACACATGCAAAGCCTGTCCCCAGTGCCCCTCTTTGAGGAGCATTGCATTGGACATTGGCGGTGGAGGCCATACCTCCTGCGTGGCGTTGAATGTGGAGAAACAGCGCCGAAGGAGAACGGACGATGGAAAATGGTAGATAAAACAATTGTATCCCCTTTATATTTGTTGAAAATAAGAGTACTTATATGTGAGGCTACTAACAcctaacacataaaaaaaattttGGGGCAGAAGCATATAACGTATTGACAATGCACCTTGATGTTGTAGGTAAGCTTACACCTGATATCCCTACGAAGAATGTAATTTGCATTGGGGTCTGTTCACTTGATGCATGATGGCAACTAAATACTGTTCACTTGTCACAATTCGGCTATTCGCAAAAGTAAAATTCAGGAACTTTAACCCAATTCATCCTTCCATTTTGCTGCTGTTGAAATCAACCCAATTGCTGGCTATATGTTAAATGGAAATTCGATGGCATTAAGCTATAGTTTGGTTGAGCTATTTTCAAATGACTCCCTCTACAGTAATGACATCCATTTGAAAAGAGTTAGGATCCATTCAGTTAGCAGTCGGTAGACAGAAAATGCTGAAAACCACTGTGGAATTTCATTAACAGAATGTTGTAGAATTGAGCTGGAAAAATAAAAGGAGGATAATCAGCATTCAGTGAATTGACCacatttaaggaacactatagtcacctaaattactttagctaaataaagcagttttagtgtatagatcattcccctgcaatttcactgctgaattcactgtcatttaggagttaaatcactttgtttatgtttatgcagccctagccgcacctcccctggctatgattgacagagcctgcatggaaaaaaaaacctggtttcactttcaaacagatgtaatttaccttaaataattgtatctcaatctctaaattgaactttaatcacatacaggaggctcttgcagggtctagcaagctattaacatagcaggggataagaaaatcttaattaaacagaacttgcaataaagaaagcctaaatagggctctctttacaggaagtgtttatggaaggctgtgcaagtcacatgcagggaggtgtgactagggttcaacaacaaagggatttaactcctaaatggcagaggattgagcagtgaggctgcaggggcatgttctatacaccaaaactacttcattaagctaaagttgttcaggtgactatagtgtccctttaagcttattACACTTGGGGCCAGCTGTAATAAGGATGAGCAGAGTaatattttgttggttttttttttactgatgttttttcactgtactgATGATTGCGGAGAACTGACAATGGAATTAAACAATTTGGGCACAATAGCAGGTCTGGAAATTAAATATAGTTGAAGAATTGTTCCAACTCAATTATTTTGGGTTAAAATTTCTTGTTATTTCTCCATGACTAAGGCAATTTTTTAACGCAAAAGTATAAAGAATTTTTACAGCTTGCAACTTTGGTTTATAAAATGTCTACCTCTGTTGCTGTTGTTCACACATGGGTTCATACAAAGTATTAATTATAATGTGTAGATGATAAATTTACTGTTGTTTTTACCAGGAGGAGATGATATGCTGGATGTCAGTGAGCTTTCACGAAAATATCTTCCCCTGGACCCAGAGAACATACCAGATGAAAAGTAAACTTTGGTTTTATTAAAAAGTGTCACTGATTATCCCAAAATATAAATTCTCTTTCAACTTGAGATTTCATTTACAATGTACAATTCCATAGAGAAGAGCAAAAAAAGGATAAACAACAATGACAGTAAGTGCTTTTGAACCCCAAAAGGATGCATTGCACTTACCTTTTGCAATAAGAATGGGGAGATTTGGCAGTAATACAATTTTAATGTCTATGTGTTGACGATGAGACATTTAATGTCATCTTAATTCATAATGAAATCGGAGACTCAAATGGGATACACACTTAACTTTACTATTAACTTTGGGGCTTTGTGAGAATTGTTAACTAGAAACAGTCATCAAATTACAATTTTTCGATGGACTATTTTGACCAATTCTAAGTGCTTCTTTACAACTGGCATGGTTTTCCAGTGACTTGCTTGCAGATGGTCCTTCGTAGAGTACACAGATTGACCCGTCTTCCCCAATACGATATGAAACTTCAAATGGGTCAACCCAAAGTGTGAGTTCGCTGGGAAGAAGCTGGAACAGTCTTTTGTGGCTGAGCCCAATGTGACCTGCTGCACGGCCAATTAGTGGGTCCATTTTGTGGTTGATCCTCAAACAGCGATATCCTGAACCCTTGAAGGGGATCTGGGGAAACCAGTGGTGTTTGTAATGATCTGTTGCAAACAAAGAGGGGAAGTGAGAGTGGGAGTGTAGAGATGGAGACAACAGGGCATTGGAGTAAAAAAGGGGCAGGACAAGAAAAGAGAAACATTTTAGGAGTTAATAATTTCAAAACACATCTTCAAACATCGACCACATTAAAATCTATAAAACACATCGCCCGCTCTTTCTTCCCATCAAAGGAACCTGTGTCttttgcacacactgcattagtaTGCCATCCCTGAAAGAGATTTATGGGACTTGTTGTCTATGGGGCCATAACTCAAACTAGGCCCTCAGCAACAGAGTGATCCATGTATCTTATTGTGTTTACATTATAatccttaaaaataaaatctgttggCTTAATTTGTGGCATGAAGAAGGAAATAGCGAATTAAAATCCTGATTAGCAGAGTTCTGTTTTGGTTTTTTACTTATCCAGCTAATCTGGACAACATCTGCAATTCCATTTTCAAATGTCCTCAGTCGGTGATTAAGTGAATACATTTGTATATAATTCAGGgccagggttattttctaaatAAACTAAATGGAATTAACCAGAGAACAAATTAAACATCAATGTTTTGTGACTGAACCCGTCAATGTTTTCTAGTttgggagttttctttttcagaatCCAATGAAGTAAAATGATGCTACTTATTGCAAATAATATAGAATACCTATATGACTGATACATTTTATAATTAGTACAAACCTTTACTGA belongs to Pelobates fuscus isolate aPelFus1 chromosome 7, aPelFus1.pri, whole genome shotgun sequence and includes:
- the LOC134568140 gene encoding protein BTG1-like, with the translated sequence MKTEISTAASFVTKLLKTSGVIEEGQLQQFCQSLQESMKDHYKHHWFPQIPFKGSGYRCLRINHKMDPLIGRAAGHIGLSHKRLFQLLPSELTLWVDPFEVSYRIGEDGSICVLYEGPSASKSLENHASCKEALRIGQNSPSKNCNLMTVSS